Proteins encoded by one window of Emticicia oligotrophica DSM 17448:
- the ccsA gene encoding cytochrome c biogenesis protein CcsA has product MLRPYIGNIGHISTIISFVAALISTYAYWQATRPQILTNKEETAQWLKFARGAFYVHTLAVITICFSLLSIIFNHYFEYHYAWDNSSWSLPLGYAISCFWQDQEGSFLLWMFWNVVLGVLLINTTLRKSRNAAMEAPTMTIFAMVQGFLASMILGVVLWGDFKIGSSPFLTLKESMPNIPIWKTNPNFIPKDGNGLNPLLQNYWMVIHPPTLFLGFATTLVPFAFCIAGLWKKQYTEWIKPSLPWTLVSAVVLGTGIMMGGIWAYETLNFGGYWNWDPVENAVYVPWLILVGSFHTMLLARKNTTALKYTIVLVIAQFILILYSTFLTRSGILGNASVHSFTDLGLSGQLLVYLLTFIVFAVVLAAIRWKHLPQDEAEVSTYSREFWVFTGVLMLCLAGFQVIVTTSIPVYNKVAEIFGAKLNMALPTNQVEHFTQFQMWFFILITALTGVAQFFWWKRVQKESLNKLLNPLIITLLLATLVITFAKVNNWKYIVLLTASMFSIVANGNILMDILKGKFKVAGGAITHIGLAVMLLGIMFSSGYSKVVSLNFSGAKIFKNEEDNKENALLWLNRPTELSDFSFTYKGQFVDVRNVPGYIEKKYIWPVPGSNYKGIARADVVDGDKTFYKRGDTLEYEAENTYFQIEYSDKDGKKFNLYPRVQDNEKMGTVLSPDIKKFWNKDIYAFVSGPPVAEDERDWSRPEEFAVAVGDTFFINDYVAILENVEGVREVDGMQLADGDAAARATVKILDRNVAVKMRPVFAIRNREVWSKPEVNNEMGLRIQLSRIDPVTGKFAFTVSRGQREFIVLKATEKPHINLLWIGFLMIIVGITVAAIRRFQIVAAEG; this is encoded by the coding sequence ATGTTAAGACCATACATTGGAAATATCGGACATATTTCCACCATTATATCTTTCGTAGCTGCCTTAATTTCAACGTATGCTTACTGGCAGGCTACTCGTCCACAGATTTTGACTAATAAAGAAGAAACAGCACAATGGTTAAAATTTGCTCGTGGTGCTTTCTATGTACATACATTAGCAGTAATCACCATTTGTTTTTCTTTGCTTAGTATCATCTTCAATCATTACTTCGAATACCATTATGCTTGGGACAATTCTTCGTGGAGTTTACCTTTAGGCTATGCTATCTCGTGTTTTTGGCAAGACCAAGAAGGTAGTTTTTTACTGTGGATGTTTTGGAATGTTGTTTTAGGCGTTTTATTAATTAATACTACGCTTCGTAAAAGTAGAAATGCTGCGATGGAAGCTCCAACAATGACCATTTTTGCAATGGTTCAGGGATTTTTGGCTTCAATGATTTTAGGTGTAGTTTTGTGGGGTGATTTCAAAATTGGTAGCTCACCATTTTTGACATTGAAAGAGTCAATGCCGAATATTCCCATTTGGAAAACCAATCCAAATTTTATTCCTAAAGATGGGAATGGGTTAAACCCACTACTACAAAATTACTGGATGGTTATTCACCCTCCAACCCTTTTCTTGGGTTTTGCCACTACACTTGTTCCGTTTGCGTTTTGTATCGCTGGTCTTTGGAAAAAACAATACACCGAGTGGATTAAACCATCTTTACCTTGGACACTCGTTTCGGCAGTAGTTTTAGGAACAGGTATCATGATGGGTGGAATTTGGGCCTATGAAACACTTAATTTTGGTGGTTATTGGAACTGGGACCCAGTTGAGAACGCAGTTTATGTGCCTTGGCTGATTTTGGTTGGAAGCTTCCACACGATGCTGCTTGCACGCAAAAATACAACTGCTCTTAAATATACGATTGTGTTGGTAATTGCTCAGTTTATTCTGATTCTTTACTCAACTTTTCTTACTCGAAGCGGTATTTTAGGCAATGCATCTGTCCACTCATTTACTGATTTAGGTCTTTCTGGACAGTTATTGGTTTATCTGTTAACTTTCATTGTTTTTGCCGTAGTTTTAGCTGCTATCCGTTGGAAACATTTACCACAAGATGAAGCTGAAGTTTCTACTTATTCACGTGAATTTTGGGTATTTACGGGTGTTTTAATGCTTTGTTTAGCAGGTTTTCAAGTAATTGTAACCACTTCTATTCCTGTTTATAACAAAGTAGCCGAGATTTTCGGAGCCAAACTTAATATGGCATTACCGACAAATCAGGTGGAGCATTTTACACAATTCCAAATGTGGTTTTTCATTCTGATTACTGCCCTTACTGGTGTTGCACAGTTTTTCTGGTGGAAACGTGTACAGAAAGAAAGTCTCAATAAATTACTCAACCCGCTAATTATCACGCTTTTACTTGCGACTTTGGTAATTACCTTCGCAAAAGTTAATAACTGGAAATACATCGTTTTACTTACGGCATCAATGTTTAGTATTGTTGCCAATGGTAATATCTTAATGGATATCTTGAAAGGAAAATTCAAGGTTGCTGGTGGAGCAATCACGCACATTGGCTTAGCAGTAATGTTACTTGGTATTATGTTTTCTTCGGGATACTCAAAAGTTGTCTCTTTGAATTTTTCGGGAGCGAAAATCTTCAAAAATGAAGAAGATAACAAAGAGAATGCACTATTATGGTTAAACCGTCCGACGGAATTAAGTGATTTTTCATTTACATACAAAGGTCAGTTCGTTGATGTGAGAAACGTACCGGGCTATATTGAGAAAAAGTATATTTGGCCTGTACCTGGTAGTAATTATAAGGGAATTGCCCGTGCAGATGTGGTAGATGGTGATAAAACGTTCTATAAGCGTGGCGATACACTCGAATATGAAGCAGAAAATACCTATTTCCAAATTGAATACTCGGATAAAGATGGCAAGAAATTTAATCTTTACCCACGTGTACAGGATAACGAAAAAATGGGTACTGTACTCTCGCCTGATATTAAGAAGTTTTGGAATAAAGATATTTATGCCTTCGTTTCAGGCCCACCTGTAGCAGAAGACGAACGCGACTGGAGCCGCCCTGAAGAATTTGCGGTGGCCGTAGGTGATACTTTCTTCATTAACGACTATGTAGCTATTCTTGAGAATGTTGAGGGTGTTCGTGAAGTAGATGGCATGCAATTAGCCGATGGCGATGCCGCTGCACGTGCTACAGTAAAAATCTTAGATAGAAATGTGGCAGTGAAGATGCGACCAGTTTTTGCGATTCGTAACCGTGAAGTTTGGAGCAAGCCAGAAGTCAATAATGAAATGGGGCTTCGAATACAGTTATCCAGAATTGACCCTGTTACGGGAAAATTTGCCTTTACTGTTAGTCGTGGTCAGAGAGAATTCATTGTATTAAAAGCCACCGAAAAGCCGCATATTAACTTACTCTGGATAGGTTTCTTAATGATAATTGTTGGCATTACCGTAGCTGCAATCCGACGTTTTCAGATTGTTGCAGCCGAAGGGTAA
- a CDS encoding outer membrane protein assembly factor BamB family protein gives MQKLFRKRYLTTIQVLVVFFVSFFLFSNTENIGINDWPSYNGGDNCNHYSALSQITPENVSSLKLAWVYSSGGADTMKNATQIQCNPLIIKGILYGVSAGSQAFAIDAASGKEIWKTELKDNTFSMTSRGISYWTDGREERIFFGYGAFLYALDAKNGQPILSFGTKGKIHLIDGIKRPGADEYVVLNTPPAIYKNTLIVGMRVSESATALLGDIRAFDARTGKKLWTFHTIPHPNEFGYKTWEKDNYKNIGGANNWMGMAIDQKRGIVYAPTGSAAFDFYGGNRKGDNLFANCLLALDANTGKRLWHFQTVHHDIWDRDIPAPPNLFTITQHGKKIDVVSVLSKQGFTFVFDRVSGKPIFHIEERAVMASTIKGEQTSPTQPFPVLPEPFTRQSFTINDINPFASNKEQIVAQMKEASTGQAFIPLGKNRTVFFPGTDGGAQWGGAAVDENSIMYVPAKENPVYSSLVDVPSTTNNQSNYSSGKKLYQTHCMTCHGVNREGNEDGTFPSLHNIETKYNEAVILQLISKGRGRMPALTHIKTEESKAIIQFLFGKDDLIKTVNKSNLSESPYKITGYNRWYDSNGYPISTPPWGTLTAINMNSGKLIWQIPLGEYPELTAKGIPVTGTDNYGGPAVTAGGILFIAATKDHQFRAIDRKTGKILWQVTLPAAGYASPSVYAVGGKQYVVIACGGGKLKTPSGDKYLAFALP, from the coding sequence ATGCAAAAACTGTTCAGAAAACGATACTTGACTACTATTCAAGTCTTAGTAGTTTTTTTTGTATCATTTTTTCTTTTCTCCAATACAGAAAATATTGGCATAAACGATTGGCCAAGTTATAATGGTGGCGACAATTGCAATCATTATTCAGCACTCTCGCAAATTACACCCGAGAATGTTTCGTCCTTAAAATTAGCTTGGGTTTACAGTTCGGGAGGGGCAGATACCATGAAAAACGCTACCCAAATCCAATGTAATCCATTAATTATCAAAGGAATTCTTTATGGGGTTTCGGCTGGTTCACAAGCATTTGCCATAGATGCTGCATCAGGTAAAGAAATATGGAAAACTGAACTAAAAGATAATACTTTCAGTATGACCAGTCGAGGTATAAGTTATTGGACAGACGGACGTGAAGAGAGAATATTCTTCGGTTACGGAGCTTTTCTTTACGCCTTAGATGCTAAAAATGGGCAGCCGATTTTATCGTTTGGTACGAAGGGGAAAATTCATCTAATTGATGGAATTAAACGCCCTGGTGCCGATGAATACGTAGTTTTGAACACACCACCCGCAATCTATAAAAATACGTTGATTGTAGGCATGAGGGTCTCGGAGAGTGCAACGGCTTTGCTAGGTGATATTAGGGCTTTTGATGCACGAACAGGGAAAAAACTTTGGACATTTCATACAATTCCTCACCCTAATGAGTTTGGTTACAAGACATGGGAAAAAGACAATTATAAAAATATTGGCGGAGCGAATAATTGGATGGGAATGGCTATCGACCAAAAACGAGGGATTGTCTATGCTCCAACTGGTTCAGCAGCATTTGATTTTTATGGAGGCAATCGAAAAGGAGACAATCTTTTTGCTAATTGTTTGCTGGCTTTAGATGCCAATACAGGTAAAAGACTATGGCATTTTCAGACAGTACACCACGACATTTGGGACAGAGATATTCCTGCTCCACCAAACTTATTTACCATAACTCAACATGGGAAAAAAATTGATGTTGTGTCGGTATTGAGCAAGCAGGGATTCACTTTTGTCTTCGACCGAGTGAGTGGAAAACCTATTTTTCATATCGAAGAGCGTGCGGTTATGGCTTCTACTATCAAAGGAGAGCAAACATCTCCTACACAGCCGTTTCCAGTTTTACCCGAACCATTTACTCGACAAAGCTTTACTATTAACGATATAAATCCATTTGCTTCGAACAAAGAACAGATAGTCGCACAAATGAAGGAAGCATCTACGGGTCAAGCTTTTATTCCATTAGGTAAAAATCGAACGGTTTTCTTTCCTGGAACCGATGGCGGAGCTCAATGGGGCGGTGCAGCGGTTGATGAAAATAGCATTATGTATGTTCCGGCCAAAGAAAATCCAGTGTATAGTTCGTTGGTCGATGTACCATCAACTACTAATAACCAATCTAATTATTCTTCGGGCAAAAAGCTCTATCAAACCCATTGTATGACTTGTCATGGAGTCAATCGTGAAGGAAACGAAGATGGAACATTTCCTTCACTCCATAACATTGAAACAAAATATAATGAAGCAGTCATTCTACAACTCATATCAAAAGGGCGTGGACGTATGCCTGCCTTAACCCATATCAAAACCGAAGAAAGTAAGGCAATTATTCAGTTTTTATTCGGAAAAGATGACTTGATAAAAACAGTCAACAAGTCAAATCTTTCGGAAAGCCCATATAAAATTACAGGTTATAATCGCTGGTATGATAGTAACGGTTACCCTATTAGTACCCCACCTTGGGGAACACTCACGGCCATTAATATGAACAGCGGAAAGCTTATTTGGCAAATTCCACTGGGAGAATATCCAGAACTCACAGCGAAGGGAATTCCTGTAACTGGTACTGATAACTACGGAGGACCAGCCGTTACGGCGGGAGGTATCTTATTTATTGCAGCCACAAAAGACCATCAATTTAGAGCCATTGACCGAAAAACAGGTAAGATACTCTGGCAAGTAACACTACCAGCAGCAGGCTATGCTTCGCCAAGTGTTTATGCCGTTGGAGGGAAGCAATACGTAGTTATCGCCTGTGGTGGTGGCAAATTAAAGACACCATCAGGTGATAAATATTTGGCTTTTGCATTACCTTAA